In Calonectris borealis chromosome 22, bCalBor7.hap1.2, whole genome shotgun sequence, one genomic interval encodes:
- the LOC142091989 gene encoding keratin, type I cytoskeletal 19, protein MASYSFRQITSSVAGGPGGSSVRFGGGCFRAPSIHGGSGGRGVSVSSARFVSSGLGSGLGGGYGSSFSSSFSGGYGGGLGSGDGLLSGNEKATMQSLNERLASYLDKVRALEEANSDLETKIRDWYQKQGPGPARDYSPYYKTIEDLRDKILDATIDNSKIVLQIDNARLAADDFKTKFETEQALRMSVEADINGLRRVLDELTLARTDLELQIENLKEELAYLKKNHEEEMSALGGQVAGQVSVELDSAPGIDLSKILADMRDQYEHMAEKNRKDAEAWFHNKTEELNREVAVNTEQLQSSKSEVTDLRRTLQGLEIELQSQLSMKAALESTLADTEGRYGAQLAQIQGLIGSIEAQLAELRADMERQNSEYKILMDIKTRLEQEIATYRQLLEGQESQMFGSLSGTADKRDKPADGK, encoded by the exons ATGGCCAGTTACAGCTTCAGGCAAATTACCTCTTCTGTGGCAGGGGGACCTGGTGGTTCCTCAGTCCGTTTTGGTGGAGGGTGCTTTCGGGCTCCAAGCATCCATGGGGGATCTGGTGGCAGGGGTGTGTCAGTCTCTTCTGCTAGATTTGTCTCTTCTGGCCTAGGAAGCGGCCTGGGTGGTGGATATGGAAGTAGTTTTAGCAGCAGCTTTAGTGGTGGTTATGGTGGTGGTTTGGGTAGCGGTGATGGCCTCCTctcaggaaatgaaaaggcaactATGCAAAGCCTGAACGAACGCCTTGCGTCTTACCTGGACAAAGTGCGTGCACTGGAAGAGGCAAACTCTGATCTTGAAACTAAAATCCGAGACTGGTACCAAAAACAAGGACCAGGACCAGCTCGGGACTACAGTCCTTATTACAAGACTATCGAAGACCTTCGAGACAAG ATCCTTGATGCCACTATCGACAACTCGAAGATTGTCTTGCAGATTGACAATGCCAGGCTGGCTGCCGACGACTTCAAAACCAA gtTTGAAACAGAGCAGGCTCTTCGCATGAGCGTGGAGGCTGACATCAATGGCCTGCGCAGGGTCCTGGATGAGCTGACCCTGGCTAGAACGGACCTGGAGCTGCAGATTGAAAACTTAAAGGAGGAGCTGGCTTACCTAAAGAAAAACCACGAggag GAAATGAGTGCCCTGGGAGGGCAAGTAGCTGGCCAAGTCAGTGTTGAACTGGACTCTGCTCCAGGCATTGACCTGTCCAAGATCCTGGCTGATATGAGAGACCAGTATGAACACATGGCTGAGAAGAACAGGAAGGATGCTGAGGCCTGGTTCCACAACAAG ACTGAGGAGCTGAACCGTGAAGTAGCTGTCAATACTGAACAACTGCAGAGCAGCAAGTCCGAAGTCACTGACCTGAGACGCACCCTCCAAGGGCTGGAAATAGAGCTTCAGTCCCAGCTCAGCATG AAAGCCGCGCTGGAAAGCACCCTGGCAGACACGGAAGGGCGTTACGGTGCCCAGCTGGCACAGATCCAGGGCCTGATTGGCAGCATCGAGGCGCAGCTGGCTGAGCTCCGAGCTGATATGGAACGCCAGAACAGTGAATACAAGATCCTCATGGATATCAAGACTCGCCTGGAGCAAGAGATCGCTACTTACCGACAACTCCTGGAAGGCCAGGAGTCCCA GATGTTTGGCTCCCTTTCTGGAACTGCTG ACAAAAGAGACAAGCCGGCAGATGGAAAATAG
- the LOC142091996 gene encoding keratin, type I cytoskeletal 19-like, which produces MATSFMQSSSSTYGGGFGGGGSSSSRLSSVRTGGICRAPSIHGGSGGRGVSMSSARYVSSVGGGYGGGLSAGFGSAYGAGYGGGAACGFGGGAGFGGGAGFGGGAGFGGGAGFGGGAGFGGGFEVGGFGGGDGLLSGNEKITMQNLNDRLASYLDKVRALEEANSDLEVKIRDWYQKQAPTSPARDYSNYYKIIEDLRDKILAATIDNSRVILEIDNARLAADDFRLKYENELFLRQSVESDINGLRRVLDELTLSRADLEMQIETLKEELAYLKKNHEEEMKEYSNQLSGTVNVEMDAAPGIDLTRILSEMREQYEALAEKNRKDAEAWFFTQTDELNREVATHTEQIQTSKSEITELRRTVQGLEIELQSQLSMKAGLEANLRDTEGRYCAQLAQIQTLITSVEEQLSELRCDMERQNQEYRMLMDIKSRLEQEIATYRQLLEGQDSQMSGVIPKDASLSSGRLRMGMEDDGKSASTRERRFQ; this is translated from the exons ATGGCTACTTCCTTCATGCAGAGCTCTTCTTCTACCTATGGTGGTGGCTTTGGGGGTGGCGGAAGCAGCAGCTCTCGCCTTTCCTCCGTCCGAACAGGAGGAATCTGCCGAGCTCCAAGCATACATGGAGGATCTGGTGGCAGGGGTGTCTCCATGTCCTCAGCTAGGTACGTCTCCTCTGTAGGAGGCGGATATGGTGGTGGCTTGTCTGCTGGTTTTGGTAGTGCTTATGGAGCAGGCTACGGTGGTGGTGCAGCCTGTGGCTTTGGCGGAGGAGCTGGCTTTGGCGGAGGAGCTGGCTTTGGCGGAGGAGCTGGCTTTGGCGGAGGGGCTGGCTTTGGCGGAGGGGCTGGCTTTGGTGGAGGTTTTGAAGTTGGTGGCTTTGGTGGTGGTGATGGCCTTCTCTCTGGAAATGAAAAGATAACTATGCAGAATCTGAATGACCGTCTGGCTTCGTACCTGGACAAGGTGCGAGCACTGGAAGAGGCAAATTCGGATTTAGAAGTTAAAATCCGAGACTGGTATCAGAAGCAAGCTCCCACCAGCCCAGCCCGAGACTACAGTAATTATTACAAGATAATTGAAGATCTCCGAGACAAG ATCCTTGCAGCTACTATTGACAATTCCAGAGTCATTTTGGAGATTGACAACGCCAGGCTGGCTGCAGATGACTTCAGACTGAA atatGAGAATGAGTTGTTCCTGCGCCAGAGCGTAGAGTCCGACATCAACGGCCTGCGCAGAGTCCTGGATGAGCTGACTCTGTCCAGAGCTGACCTGGAGATGCAGATTGAAACACTGAAGGAGGAGCTGGCTTATCTAAAGAAGAATCATGAGGAG GAAATGAAAGAGTATTCAAATCAGCTAAGTGGAACAGTCAACGTGGAAATGGATGCGGCTCCTGGCATCGACCTGACCAGAATTCTCTCTGAGATGAGGGAACAGTACGAAGCTCTAGCTGAGAAGAACCGTAAAGATGCTGAGGCCTGGTTCTTCACTCAG ACTGATGAGCTGAACCGCGAAGTCGCCACCCATACGGAACAGATACAGACCAGCAAATCGGAGATCACAGAACTGAGACGCACGGTCCAGGGCCTGGAGATCGAGCTCCAGTCGCAGCTCAGCATG AAAGCTGGACTGGAAGCCAACTTGCGAGATACAGAAGGACGATACTGCGCACAGCTGGCACAGATTCAGACCCTCATCACCAGCGTTGAGGAGCAACTGAGTGAACTTCGGTGCGACATGGAGCGTCAGAACCAGGAGTACAGAATGCTCATGGACATCAAGAGTCGCCTGGAGCAGGAAATCGCCACGTACCGCCAGTTGCTGGAGGGCCAGGACTCTCA GATGTCAGGAGTGATCCCTAAGGACG CATCTCTGAGCAGTGGAAGACTTCGCATGGGCATGGAAGATGATGGAAAATCTGCTTCTACTCGTGAAAGGAGATTCCAGTAA